Proteins co-encoded in one Aspergillus fumigatus Af293 chromosome 6, whole genome shotgun sequence genomic window:
- the fmpE gene encoding nonribosomal peptide synthetase-like enzyme fsqF, producing the protein MLLQDVHHREQLDDDVENAFSKINGTARQASPFADEPSIDVPSTHLPVVTPRSKTANDRTGLAKSLPYASLGASRSTIDEQDVLIQTWAILLHQYAVSDTVAFAIIGKSDPSGYSGRRASTQVVVSQWSTTPTAFAPGSGPRLQYVTYDPLQHGRRLNTALDFTAVYHPNNDFSYVLHWSEEGAGDLRLYTQQSSVPPKFASALWTTLLEINTRVRTADPLLYQRPISKADQRAIGSFITAPLFEERKCLPHLFLDSARATPHAPAVHGWDGRLTYAELDQLSNSVARQLLRRGVRKGQFVPFSFEKSIWMVVAIIGILRAGGVVASIDPSQPQSRAREIIQETGATVIVASTAQASVFAGLVDTVVPIADDTVHPAANDTGLHPSLPPVHPEDPAVVIFTSGSTGKPKGIVIQHGAVTTRMVAEGRAFQYHGARTLQFAASTWDIFMTDIFTTLAFNGCVCIPSEEDRRFNLARFCAEYDVSLALITPSLANLLEPTGFPTLKTLIFGGEALKEEVTRKWEAVDGISLHQGYGPAETGPCVAGRLAERPEILGYALDNSVCVLVDPSNPNRLVPLGAVGELVVGGPSLLREYINDPRKTEAAVIENPPWALDLMTPVRRFYRTGDLLRYSVDTLDGRLEFVGRTDDQVKYHGQRIELGEIEHHLSRLPGVEACVVVLAKAGFFKDRLVAVVQAGKSSGGSSYGTQLSLRSDPNITITHMRRFLSSRLPEFMIPNELLVVQELPHNNSMKLDRGRVAKWVADMQSQPSEAVPKPHTRGNELLAHESTARTIAREYARIVAGDSVARRREYEDRDFNLQEGGIDSIQIMSLSMFLTEHFGFQVPMADILSSRATVRSIASLIDANSSPGRGQPLNTQETARLPLRSNGPAPSQQALERNGSRVFLTGASGFLGIEILRQLLARPKTHVYALVRGSSESQARERLVQKAISAGWWQDAYRTRLHVWHGDLTQPQLGLSQLQWQMLQGKASPSIDAIIHNGAKVHYSQDYETLKKTNVSPTVELLKAVHDREEPLHSFVFVSGGQQLSFDDREDEKNAAKSLKGSGYARSKAVSEQIVRRFANQKGSKARHVRIVKPGFIIGDAERGLANQSDFIWRLIAACVELGFYNGDEADSWLFISDITRVAQVILHSVFEDDSQPVTKVLDGLRFKTLWALLQDKFGFELQPLSRREWLARLKHSVATKKEKHVLFPLLYLLEADEEPIGVFQGPLDPTTGVEAALHANITHLVHSRFLVGADPVLTPVTSVASPAPVTDAIDVQSLREQFPALHHGVVPFNNAAGTVVHREAAESTHRYMTSFPYELGRDDPASAAKTQRLQDRFAELAAFMNADPDEIAFGQSTTFLLRSLGQALKPLLNSDCEIIVSILCHEGSAAAWVALAKDLGIAIKWWAPPPGDDPVLSLDTLRPLLTPKTRLVACNHVSNVVGTIHPIRQVADLVHRIPGAVLVVDGVAWAPHRPIDVKALDVDFYCFSWYKVFGPHVAQLYGRRSAQKRALAGISHFFLSEMPGLDWRLRLGANSFELEEALVPITRYLKRVGWDNIIAQETVLQDVFLAYLRRRPRVFRIFGEQSSDPAKRVPVITFEVIGHSSTVVANKVNQRGRFRVVSGNCWAPRPTHDVLGLGADGLIRVSFVHYNTVAEVQEFCTELDSVLETLNAGI; encoded by the exons ATGTTGTTACAAGACGTTCATCACCGCGAGCAACTAGACGACGATGTCGAGAACGCTTTCTCGAAGATTAACGGAACTGCGCGACAAGCTTCGCCATTTGCCGACGAGCCCAGCATCGACGTTCCTTCGACACATCTGCCCGTCGTGACCCCAAGATCCAAAACGGCCAACGACCGCACCGGACTGGCCAAATCCCTCCCTTACGCATCCCTTGGTGCGTCGAGATCGACCATCGACGAGCAGGATGTGCTCATCCAGACCTGGGCGATCCTGCTGCACCAGTATGCGGTCTCTGATACAGTCGCCTTTGCAATCATCGGGAAATCTGACCCGTCGGGGTACTCAGGCAGGCGAGCCTCCACCCAGGTTGTGGTCTCGCAGTGGTCCACGACCCCGACAGCTTTTGCCCCCGGCAGCGGGCCTCGTTTACAGTATGTGACATATGATCCTCTACAACATGGCAGGAGACTCAACACTGCTCTTGACTTCACTGCTGTCTATCACCCCAACAATGATTTCAGCTACGTTCTCCACTGGTCGGAAGAGGGTGCCGGAGACCTCCGTCTTTACACTCAGCAGTCGTCGGTGCCTCCCAAGTTTGCATCTGCCTTGTGGACGACACTCTTGGAGATCAATACCCGAGTCAGGACTGCAGATCCTCTACTTTACCAGCGTCCGATCAGCAAGGCGGATCAGCGAGCCATCGGCTCATTTATTACCGCCCCGCTgtttgaagaaagaaagtgCTTGCcccatctcttcctcgacTCGGCGCGAGCTACTCCTCACGCGCCTGCTGTGCACGGCTGGGATGGACGTCTCACCTACGCGGAGCTAGACCAGCTTTCCAACAGCGTTGCGAGGCAGCTCCTGCGGCGCGGTGTGCGCAAGGGCCAATTCGTCCCATTCTCGTTTGAGAAAAGCATCTGGATGGTGGTCGCGATCATCGGAATTCTCAGGGCGGGGGGAGTGGTCGCCTCGATTGATCCTTCGCAGCCTCAGTCTCGGGCCCGGGAGATTATCCAGGAGACAGGTGCAACGGTGATTGTAGCCTCCACTGCTCAAGCGTCGGTCTTTGCCGGGTTGGTCGATACCGTTGTTCCCATCGCGGATGATACCGTGCACCCCGCGGCGAATGACACCGGACTACACCCCTCGTTGCCTCCAGTGCACCCCGAGGACCCTGCCGTGGTCATCTTCACGTCGGGATCGACCGGCAAGCCCAAGGGAATCGTCATCCAGCATGGCGCGGTGACTACCCGAATGGTGGCAGAGGGCCGCGCTTTTCAGTACCATGGTGCGAGAACCTTGCAGTTCGCTGCCTCCACATGGGACATCTTCATGACGGATATCTTCACCACGCTGGCGTTCAACGGCTGCGTTTGCATTCCGAGTGAAGAAGACCGCCGGTTCAACCTTGCCAGATTCTGCGCCGAATATGACGTGTCCCTGGCGCTGATCACCCCGTCGCTGGCAAACCTCCTGGAACCGACTGGATTCCCAACCCTCAAGACACTAATATTCGGCGGGGAAGCACTCAAAGAGGAGGTGACCCGAAAATGGGAAGCGGTTGACGGCATCTCGCTGCATCAGGGTTACGGGCCCGCAGAGACCGGGCCGTGTGTCGCGGGGCGTTTGGCCGAACGACCAGAGATTCTGGGCTATGCGCTCGATAATTCCGTCTGCGTCCTCGTTGATCCCAGTAACCCCAACCGACTGGTCCCGCTGGGAGCCGTCGGTGAGCTCGTCGTCGGAGGGCCCAGCTTGCTTCGAGAATACATCAATGACCCCCGCAAGACTGAGGCCGCTGTGATTGAGAACCCTCCTTGGGCACTCGACTTAATGACTCCTGTGCGGCGGTTTTATCGCACGGGTGACCTGCTCCGATACAGTGTCGACACCCTGGATGGTCGGTTGGAATTCGTTGGTCGCACGGACGATCAAGTCAAGTATCACGGTCAGCGCATCGAACTCGGAGAGATCGAGCACCACTTGAGCCGACTCCCCGGTGTCGAAGCATGCGTCGTTGTCCTTGCCAAAGCCGGTTTCTTCAAAGACAGACTGGTAGCGGTTGTGCAAGCCGGCAAGTCCAGTGGCGGCAGCAGCTACGGCACACAGCTCTCCTTGCGATCTGATCCGAACATCACGATCACTCATATGAGACGCTTCTTGTCTTCACGACTGCCAGAATTCATGATCCCCAATGAATTGCTGGTGGTCCAGGAACTGCCACACAACAACTCCATGAAACTTGACCGGGGTCGCGTCGCCAAGTGGGTTGCGGACATGCAGAGCCAACCTTCCGAGGCAGTGCCCAAGCCGCACACTCGGGGCAACGAATTGCTGGCTCATGAATcgacggcgaggacgatTGCTCGGGAGTACGCCAGGATTGTCGCGGGCGACAGCGTTGCTCGTCGCCGCGAGTACGAGGACCGCGATTTCAACCTGCAGGAGGGCGGCATTGACTCGATCCAGATCATGTCCCTGTCGATGTTCCTTACCGAACACTTTGGATTCCAAGTCCCCATGGCTGATATTCTCAGCTCGCGGGCCACCGTCCGATCAATTGCCTCCTTGATTGATGCGAACTCGAGTCCAGGTCGGGGACAGCCGCTGAATACGCAGGAGACAGCCCGCCTTCCGCTCAGATCCAATGGGCCGGCCCCCAGCCAACAGGCTCTGGAAAGAAATGGCAGCCGAGTCTTCCTTACGGGAGCGTCTGGCTTCCTTGGCATTGAGATCCTACGACAATTGCTGGCGCGACCAAAAACGCACGTCTACGCCTTGGTCCGGGGATCGTCGGAGAGCCAGGCTCGAGAACGTCTCGTGCAAAAGGCCATCTCGGCGGGCTGGTGGCAGGATGCGTATCGCACCAGACTCCACGTTTGGCACGGTGATCTAACACAACCGCAGCTTGGGTTAAGTCAGCTTCAATGGCAAATGCTGCAGGGCAAAGCATCTCCGAGTATCGACGCGATCATCCACAACGGCGCCAAGGTGCACTACAGTCAGGACTACGAGACATTGAAGAAAACGAATGTCTCTCCCACGGTCGAGCTGCTGAAAGCAGTCCATGACCGCGAAGAGCCCCTGCACAGCTTTGTTTTTGTCTCGGGCGGGCAGCAGCTTAGCTTCGACGACCGCGAGGACGAGAAGAATGCGGCCAAGTCGCTGAAAGGATCCGGCTATGCACGATCCAAGGCCGTGTCCGAACAGATTGTCCGTCGATTCGCCAATCAAAAGGGCTCCAAGGCTCGGCATGTACGCATCGTCAAACCGGGGTTCATCATCGGCGACGCTGAGCGAGGCCTTGCGAATCAATCCGACTTTATCTGGAGACTGATCGCTGCGTGTGTGGAACTGGGTTTCTACAACGGGGACGAAGCAGACAGCTGGCTCTTTATCTCGGACATCACCCGCGTCGCGCAAGTGATTCTGCACAGCGTGTTCGAGGACGACTCTCAACCCGTCACGAAGGTGCTGGATGGCCTGAGATTCAAAACTCTGTGGGCCCTTCTCCAAGACAAGTTCGGATTTGAGCTCCAACCCCTCTCGCGGCGAGAATGGCTGGCACGCCTCAAACACTCCGTGGCCaccaagaaggaaaaacaTGTCCTGTTTCCGCTGCTCTACCTGCTGgaggccgatgaggagccGATTGGGGTGTTCCAGGGACCCTTGGACCCGACGACTGGGGTTGAAGCGGCCCTGCACGCAAACATCACCCATCTGGTCCACTCGCGGTTTCTCGTCGGGGCCGACCCGGTGCTGACTCCGGTCACATCGGTCGCGAGTCCTGCGCCCGTGACGGATGCCATTGATGTGCAAAGCCTGCGAGAGCAGTTTCCCGCGCTGCACCACGGCGTCGTACCTTTCAACAATGCTGCCGGAACGGTGGTGCATCGGGAGGCTGCGGAGAGCACACACCGATACATGACCTCCTTCCCGTATGAGCTGGGTCGTGATGATCCGGCGAGTGCCGCGAAGACGCAACGACTTCAAGATCGATTCGCCGAGCTCGCAGCATTCATGAATGCCGACCCGGATGAAATAG CGTTCGGCCAATCGACTACCTTCCTGCTTCGCTCTCTCGGCCAGGCACTCAAGCCATTGCTCAATTCGGATTGTgagatcatcgtctccatTCTGTGTCACGAAGGCAGTGCGGCGGCTTGGGTGGCCCTCGCCAAGGATTTGGGCATCGCCATCAAATGGTGGGCCCCACCCCCCGGCGACGATCCGGTCCTGTCACTCGACACATTGCGGCCGCTGTTGACGCCAAAGACCCGGCTGGTAGCCTGCAACCACGTGTCCAACGTGGTGGGCACCATCCATCCCATCCGCCAAGTGGCGGACCTGGTCCATCGGATTCCGGGGGCGGTCCTCGTCGTGGACGGAGTGGCATGGGCCCCGCACCGCCCCATTGACGTCAAGGCGCTGGACGTGGACTTCTACTGCTTCAGCTGGTACAAGGTCTTTGGACCCCATGTTGCACAGCTGTACGGCCGGCGGAGCGCTCAGAAGCGCGCTCTGGCGGGCATCAGccacttcttcctcagcgAGATGCCGGGCCTGGACTGGCGGTTGCGTCTCGGGGCCAATTCCTTcgagctggaggaggccctGGTGCCGATTACCCGGTACCTGAAACGGGTGGGCTGGGACAACATCATTGCCCAGGAGACGGTGCTCCAGGATGTGTTCTTGGCGTATCTCCGGCGCCGGCCTCGGGTGTTTCGCATCTTCGGCGAGCAGTCCTCGGACCCAGCGAAGCGCGTGCCGGTGATCACCTTTGAGGTGATCGGTCACTCGTCGACGGTGGTGGCTAACAAGGTCAATCAGCGGGGGCGGTTCCGCGTGGTGTCTGGAAACTGCTGGGCTCCAAGACCAACGCATGATGTGCTGGGCCTGGGCGCCGACGGTCTCATCCGGGTTAGTTTTGTGCATTACAACACTGTTGCGGAAGTGCAGGAGTTTTGCACGGAGCTGGACTCGGTCCTGGAGACGTTGAACGCGGGCATCTAG
- the fmpF gene encoding phenol 2-monooxygenase fsqG encodes MSNASDHVDVLIIGAGPAGLTTANSFNGSNCRVRLIDWKPAPLETGRADGLKSISLEVLDSFGIGDRVLNDCQPCEEIVLWNPGKDGVIARTMTIPDKVEELGKAREVTLDQGQIERVMVENLYRHKTVQVNWNTQPVRLHIAPVTKDEPEAHPLTITVQNKETLGQETIRAKYVVGADGAHSWLRKYLNIGFSGDVTDSTWGVMNLVPKTDFPDIRKVFVVHSRAGTVMGVPREDKLVRLYISMDGGNRHTSIDAKSITAENLLQAARAILAPYRLDAARIPWWSAYCVGQRVADEFARHNRIFLAGDAVHTHSPKAGQGMNTSIQDGYNIGWKLRYCLEQKASPALLSTYQTERRPIAQALIDFDRKYLESFTRRDITHQEFLEAYLAGQRFTTGIQIQYPPSLIVTAKHLHAPSHPLATNLAPGKRLPDFQMVNQSDAVPIQAYHRFTSDGRFRLLVFPGDISQALAFGRFSRLGDWLTSHLPPSSGLEIITIHGARRADVELMDLHPAFRPWSDEEGWNYWTVYADDDSYHKGHGHVYERCGISKEDGVLVLLRPDGYISLIASFDETHELIDFFDGLQSGPRTVPQPERRANL; translated from the exons ATGAGCAACGCAAGCGATCATGTCGATGTCTTGATCATTGGTGCCGGGCCAGCAGG GCTTACCACGGCGAACTCCTTCAACGGCAGCAACTGTCGGGTGCGACTGATCGACTGGAAGCCGGCACCGCTCGAGACCGGCCGAGCGGACGGTCTGAAAAGCATCTCGCTCGAAGTGCTGGATTCCTTCGGGATTGGCGACCGAGTCCTCAACGATTGCCAGCCCTGCGAAGAGATCGTGCTGTGGAATCCGGGCAAGGATGGGGTGATTGCCCGGACCATGACCATCCCCGATaaggtggaggagctgggtAAGGCGCGAGAGGTAACGCTGGATCAAG GACAAATTGAGCGCGTCATGGTGGAAAATCTCTACAGACACAAAACCGTCCAAGTCAATTGGAACACCCAGCCCGTCCGCTTGCACATCGCCCCTGTGACGAAAGACGAGCCCGAGGCACATCCTCTCACCATCACGGTCCAGAACAAGGAGACCCTCGGCCAAGAGACGATACGAGCGAAATATGTGGTTGGAGCGGACGGTGCGCACAGCTGGTTGCGCAAGTATCTCAATATCGGGTTCTCAGGGGATGTGACCGACTCCACCTGGG GGGTGATGAACCTGGTGCCCAAGACCGACTTCCCGGATATTCGCAAGGTGTTTGTAGTCCATTCCAGGGCGGGGACCGTCATGGGCGTCCCACGGGAGGACAAACTCGTCCGCTTATACATCAGCATGGACGGGGGCAATCGGCACACATCCATCGACGCCAAGAGCATCACGGCAGAGAATCTCCTCCAGGCCGCCCGAGCCATCCTGGCACCGTACCGCCTGGATGCTGCGCGGATCCCATGGTGGTCGGCGTACTGCGTCGGGCAGCGAGTGGCCGATGAATTCGCCCGTCATAACCGGATCTTCCTGGCCGGAGATGCCGTTCACACCCATTCCCCCAAGGCAGGTCAGGGGATGAACACCAGCATCCAGGACGGATACAACATCGGCTGGAAGCTGCGGTATTGTCTGGAGCAAAAGGCGAGCCCGGCCCTGCTCTCCACATACCAGACCGAGCGTCGGCCCATCGCGCAGGCGCTCATTGACTTCGACCGCAAGTACCTGGAGTCCTTTACCCGCCGGGATATCACCCACCAGGAGTTCCTGGAGGCGTATCTGGCCGGGCAGCGATTCACGACGGGGATCCAGATCCAGTATCCGCCGTCGCTCATCGTGACAGCAAAACACCTTCACGCGCCGTCGCATCCGCTCGCCACGAACCTGGCCCCGGGCAAGCGTCTGCCTGACTTCCAGATGGTCAACCAGTCCGACGCGGTGCCGATCCAAGCCTACCACCGATTCACCAGTGACGGCCGGTTCCGCCTTCTTGTGTTCCCCGGCGACATTTCCCAAGCACTTGCGTTCGGCCGCTTCAGTCGCCTGGGAGACTGGCTCACCTCCCACCTGCCGCCCAGCTCCGGTCTGGAGATAATCACAATCCATGGGGCGCGGCGCGCGGATGTCGAATTGATGGATCTTCATCCAGCCTTCCGGCCGTGGAGCGACGAAGAGGGGTGGAATTACTGGACGGTGTATGCCGACGACGACAGCTACCATAAGGGTCACGGGCATGTGTATGAGCGCTGTGGAATCAGCAAGGAGGATGGCGTTTTGGTGCTGTTGAGACCGGATGGATATATCAGCCTCATTGCCTCTTTCGACGAGACACACGAATTGATCGACTTCTTCGATGGACTCCAGTCAGGACCGAGGACTGTGCCGCAGCCGGAGCGAAGGGCGAACTTGTAA